TTGTAGgtgatttattaaaaattcctaTTCTGCAGGTGTCAAGCTTACCGCTCCTTTTATCGAATCACAATACCAATGACATTCTGCCATCCATTCTTTGCATGCTGTTTGGAAGCATTGACGAATCATGGTGTCGACCTGGAATTTACCTtaatatttattgtttttttcgataataataTTTATCTTACCTCTGAAACTGCTGGAATTCCAGTCGGTGGAACATTGTAACACGAAACGAGAATCACAAATGAAGTGAAGAAAAAGACGATGACCGACAGGTTGCGCATAATGATAGGCAATGGAATGTCTTCCTCGTATtgacaataataataatcatcTTTTCGTGGAGATCTTCTTCATCACCTCCcacttttattcaaattatgaCTGATCACCTATTGCGCGGGCGTGTGGAAGACCTTGTGATGAAACGAGGGAAAGAGGTTCGATAATTTTATTCTTACATACCCAAAACTTATAAACTA
This is a stretch of genomic DNA from Caenorhabditis elegans chromosome V. It encodes these proteins:
- the ven-1 gene encoding Venom protein (Confirmed by transcript evidence), with translation MRNLSVIVFFFTSFVILVSCYNVPPTGIPAVSEVDTMIRQCFQTACKEWMAECHWYCDSIKGASFLRRCKDCLSFRGQQCMDCFEL